One window of Psychrobacillus sp. FSL H8-0483 genomic DNA carries:
- a CDS encoding serine protease — translation MDPNERRDIDMDEEIDDEELQQLVLEAQREALLNEPREKTGRTIKRPFPKWIFWLMAMVLFINTFAVIFQIYSIPAIEFIKTSARLSTQEDIALYKESVVVVLTEDGKGTGFSISNDGTILTNYHVIEGNGPVTVEFPEDGRFKANIVNTYPSVDLAVLKVEGEDFPFLELAEQTTYIEGDHISFIGNPLSFTGIANEGTIIDYFQLSDWDVPVMMMKAPVYRGNSGSPVLNEKGQVIGVVFATLDHDEHGKVGLFIPIDEYNKQQNFE, via the coding sequence ATGGATCCGAATGAGCGTCGAGATATTGATATGGACGAAGAAATAGACGATGAAGAACTGCAGCAACTTGTATTAGAGGCACAGCGAGAAGCACTTCTTAATGAACCACGTGAAAAAACAGGTCGCACAATAAAGAGGCCTTTTCCTAAATGGATATTCTGGCTAATGGCTATGGTCTTGTTTATTAATACATTTGCTGTGATTTTTCAAATTTACTCCATCCCCGCGATTGAATTTATAAAAACGTCTGCAAGATTATCGACCCAAGAAGACATCGCGCTCTATAAGGAATCTGTTGTAGTCGTTTTAACAGAGGATGGAAAAGGAACTGGTTTTTCTATATCCAATGATGGAACTATCCTAACTAACTATCATGTCATCGAAGGAAATGGTCCGGTAACAGTGGAATTCCCCGAGGACGGGCGTTTTAAAGCAAATATCGTGAACACGTATCCATCGGTTGATCTTGCTGTATTAAAAGTGGAAGGAGAAGATTTTCCTTTTTTAGAGCTCGCAGAACAAACTACTTATATAGAAGGAGACCATATTTCTTTTATCGGTAATCCGTTAAGTTTTACAGGAATAGCTAATGAAGGTACCATCATTGATTATTTTCAATTAAGCGATTGGGATGTCCCTGTTATGATGATGAAGGCACCGGTTTACCGTGGCAATAGTGGCAGTCCCGTATTGAATGAAAAAGGGCAAGTAATCGGCGTTGTGTTCGCTACATTAGATCATGATGAGCATGGAAAGGTTGGGCTATTCATCCCCATCGATGAATACAATAAACAACAAAACTTTGAATAG